In Nocardioides sp. InS609-2, a single genomic region encodes these proteins:
- a CDS encoding acyl-CoA dehydrogenase family protein, which produces MTHIVRDGIELSEEQVEFVALARDFAEREIRPRAREVDEADTQSPLDLWARAASIGLSAYMLPTEYGGGGVTDLVTQCLVQQELCYGDIGIGNFLTSSAFFAGPVEALGDEEQKKRWLTPLTGNNPPVTSVAVTEPGVGSDSASLKTRAVREGDDYVLNGQKTWISNAPYAQWIIVFATVDASLRSKGITAFLVERDMPGVSVGQPMQKMGQRGIVNAEVFLDNVRVPVENRLGEEGKGFYGLMRTFDASRILIGAGATGLSRAALDATIKYASEREQFGKPIIEHQAVAFRIADMAAKTDVSHLVTMRAARLFDQGEFVAVESAIAKLTASENTTWVTNAALQTHGGWGYSREFLVEKWLRDAKLEEIEEGTSDIQRLIISRAVQRR; this is translated from the coding sequence ACATCGTTCGCGATGGCATCGAGCTATCCGAGGAGCAGGTCGAGTTCGTCGCGCTGGCCCGCGACTTCGCAGAGCGCGAGATCCGGCCACGAGCGCGTGAGGTGGACGAGGCGGACACGCAGTCACCTCTTGACCTGTGGGCGCGGGCCGCCTCGATCGGTCTCTCCGCCTACATGTTGCCCACGGAGTACGGCGGTGGCGGCGTGACCGACCTGGTCACGCAGTGCCTGGTCCAGCAGGAGCTCTGCTACGGCGACATCGGCATCGGCAACTTCCTCACCTCGAGCGCGTTCTTCGCTGGGCCTGTGGAGGCCCTTGGAGACGAGGAGCAGAAGAAGCGGTGGCTGACCCCCTTGACCGGCAACAATCCTCCCGTCACTTCGGTCGCGGTGACCGAGCCGGGCGTGGGGTCGGACTCGGCCTCGTTGAAGACTCGGGCGGTGCGCGAGGGTGACGACTACGTCCTGAACGGCCAGAAGACCTGGATCTCCAACGCTCCCTACGCGCAGTGGATCATCGTGTTCGCCACCGTCGACGCAAGCCTGCGCTCCAAGGGCATCACCGCGTTCCTCGTGGAGCGCGACATGCCCGGCGTGAGCGTCGGACAACCCATGCAGAAGATGGGACAGCGCGGCATCGTCAACGCCGAGGTCTTCCTCGACAACGTGAGAGTCCCCGTGGAGAACCGCCTCGGCGAGGAGGGCAAGGGCTTCTACGGCCTGATGCGCACCTTCGACGCCTCCCGCATCCTGATCGGCGCCGGCGCCACCGGTCTCTCGCGTGCTGCGCTCGACGCGACGATCAAGTACGCCAGCGAGCGCGAGCAGTTCGGCAAGCCGATCATCGAGCACCAGGCGGTAGCCTTCCGGATCGCCGACATGGCCGCCAAGACCGACGTCTCTCACCTCGTCACCATGCGCGCAGCGCGGTTGTTCGACCAGGGCGAGTTCGTCGCCGTCGAGTCGGCAATCGCCAAGCTGACCGCGTCCGAGAACACCACCTGGGTGACCAACGCTGCCCTCCAGACCCACGGCGGGTGGGGATACTCGCGAGAGTTCCTCGTCGAGAAGTGGCTGCGCGACGCGAAGCTCGAGGAGATCGAGGAAGGCACCAGCGACATCCAGCGCCTGATCATCTCGCGTGCGGTGCAGCGCCGATGA
- a CDS encoding class I SAM-dependent methyltransferase has product MSGPVRPVDAADRLNFWEDVHDNKDVDDVSWWQSVPELSLDLVDQTGVGRDQPIIDVGAGWSTLVDHLLQRGFRDLTAIDLSATALRTVRNRIGEAGTQVVLDVADVLDLRPTRRYTVWHDRAVYHFLTEPDEREDYLASLERSLKPDGWAVVATFGPDGPTTCSGLPIVRYTHRELAAQFPGYQLVATSGEEHLTPWGSTQQFTAVLLRRQPADSD; this is encoded by the coding sequence ATGTCCGGACCCGTCCGCCCCGTCGATGCCGCGGACCGCCTGAACTTCTGGGAGGACGTGCACGACAACAAGGATGTGGACGACGTTTCCTGGTGGCAGTCGGTGCCGGAGCTCTCGTTAGATCTTGTCGACCAGACCGGAGTCGGGCGAGACCAGCCGATCATCGACGTCGGTGCCGGCTGGTCCACGCTGGTCGACCACCTTCTGCAGCGGGGGTTCCGCGACCTCACTGCCATCGATCTGTCCGCCACCGCGTTACGGACCGTACGGAACAGGATCGGTGAAGCGGGCACGCAGGTTGTCCTCGACGTCGCGGACGTGCTCGACCTGCGGCCCACACGCCGGTACACCGTGTGGCACGACCGCGCGGTCTACCACTTCCTCACCGAGCCCGACGAGCGCGAGGACTACCTCGCCTCCCTCGAGCGCAGCCTGAAACCCGACGGCTGGGCGGTGGTGGCGACCTTCGGACCGGACGGCCCAACCACCTGCAGCGGACTGCCGATCGTGCGCTACACCCACCGAGAACTGGCCGCCCAGTTCCCCGGCTACCAACTCGTCGCGACCAGCGGCGAGGAACACCTGACACCCTGGGGTAGCACCCAACAGTTCACCGCCGTTTTGCTGCGCCGCCAGCCCGCCGACTCGGACTGA
- a CDS encoding aldehyde dehydrogenase family protein, protein MVQVENPATELAVGSSAECGAAEVDLAVAAARDALPEWASASVAERVAVLRGWLDRLRERYDLLVDTTVAEVGAPVAIARTAHVDPGLAVLSSYLDAAADVSWEERVGNSLVLRESAGVAGCITPWNYPFYQVLCKVGGALVAGSPVVLKPAEITPLSAYLLVDAAIEAGLPDGVLNLVPGKGSVVGEALVVHPGIDVVSFTGSTAVGARIAARAAASVKRVSLELGGKSASIVLDDADLEQAVTASIEGGMLNSGQTCTAWSRLLVPHAALAEALEVAAAAAKALTVGDPCSEQTWLGPVVDTRQRSSVTGFIERAVGAGARLIAGGDEQHFERGHFVAATVLTDVAPDAEIVRDEVFGPVVTVQGYASDDAAVAMANDSDYGLHGAVWSSDQDRALEMARRLRTGQVDVNGGASNPAAPFGGYGRSGNGRELGRWGIEEFLEVKSVQM, encoded by the coding sequence ATGGTCCAGGTCGAGAACCCCGCCACCGAGCTGGCCGTCGGCTCCAGTGCGGAATGCGGTGCGGCTGAGGTGGACCTCGCCGTGGCGGCCGCCCGCGATGCCCTCCCCGAGTGGGCGTCTGCCTCCGTCGCTGAGCGCGTCGCCGTCCTGCGCGGCTGGCTCGACCGTTTGCGCGAGCGCTACGACCTGCTCGTCGACACCACAGTCGCGGAGGTGGGCGCGCCGGTGGCGATAGCGCGGACCGCGCACGTCGACCCAGGCCTCGCGGTGCTTTCGTCCTACCTCGACGCCGCTGCCGACGTCTCCTGGGAGGAGCGCGTCGGCAATTCGCTCGTGCTGCGCGAGTCAGCTGGCGTGGCCGGATGCATCACACCCTGGAACTACCCCTTCTACCAAGTGCTGTGCAAGGTCGGTGGCGCGCTCGTCGCCGGCAGTCCAGTGGTGCTGAAACCAGCCGAGATCACCCCGCTGTCGGCGTACCTGCTGGTCGACGCAGCGATCGAGGCCGGCCTGCCCGACGGCGTGCTGAACCTGGTTCCGGGGAAAGGGTCGGTGGTGGGGGAAGCGCTCGTCGTCCATCCCGGTATCGACGTCGTCTCATTCACCGGTTCCACCGCTGTCGGCGCGCGCATCGCAGCGCGGGCCGCAGCCAGCGTGAAGCGCGTGTCCCTCGAGCTGGGTGGAAAATCCGCCAGCATCGTCTTGGACGACGCCGACCTCGAGCAGGCTGTCACCGCCAGCATCGAGGGTGGAATGCTGAACTCCGGCCAGACCTGCACAGCCTGGTCCCGGCTGCTCGTGCCGCATGCGGCCCTGGCTGAGGCGCTCGAGGTGGCGGCCGCGGCCGCCAAAGCATTGACCGTCGGCGATCCGTGCTCTGAGCAGACCTGGTTGGGCCCCGTCGTCGACACCCGCCAACGGTCGTCAGTCACGGGCTTCATCGAGCGCGCAGTCGGCGCAGGCGCGCGGCTGATCGCCGGAGGCGACGAGCAACATTTCGAGCGCGGGCACTTCGTGGCGGCCACTGTTCTGACCGACGTGGCACCCGACGCCGAAATCGTACGTGACGAGGTGTTCGGCCCCGTCGTGACCGTCCAGGGGTATGCGAGCGACGACGCAGCGGTCGCCATGGCTAACGATTCCGACTACGGCCTGCACGGTGCCGTGTGGTCGAGCGACCAGGACCGTGCGCTGGAGATGGCACGGCGGTTGCGGACCGGGCAGGTCGACGTCAACGGGGGGGCCTCCAACCCCGCCGCACCGTTCGGCGGCTACGGCCGCTCAGGCAACGGACGCGAGCTCGGCCGGTGGGGCATCGAGGAGTTCCTGGAAGTGAAGTCGGTGCAAATGTGA
- a CDS encoding Glu/Leu/Phe/Val dehydrogenase dimerization domain-containing protein, whose product MSTATSTPAPLAATTTRGSLLEITWTDPVTGRRGYVVIDTLVRGLASGGLRLRQGCTLEEVRGLAQGMTRKEALVYDPDDVYVPLGGGKGGIDVDPADPQAPEVLRRFLAAVLPVVREQWNTGEDFGLRQETLDKAAAEVGLASTVEAVFATLDDADAARQRLAQAFSVTIGGISLGDLVGGYGVAQACLATAERLGIPATSATAVVQGFGSIGGAASRYLVENGVRVVAVADRVGLIRNDAGLDVETLLAARDGLGVIDRSALGPDDVTGDRDDWLAVACDLLVPAAMSYVIDEAAASRIQARVVVEGANMPTLPDAEATLAARGIAVVPDFLANVMTNAWWWWIVFGDIEPTAESSYAKIDAVMRRLVETVAADSTASGRTLRESALALSATNAAAVTERVGITG is encoded by the coding sequence ATGAGCACTGCCACGTCCACCCCCGCCCCGCTGGCCGCGACAACAACAAGGGGGTCGCTGCTCGAGATCACCTGGACCGACCCGGTCACCGGCCGTCGAGGGTATGTCGTCATCGACACCCTGGTGCGGGGGCTCGCCAGCGGAGGGCTGCGGCTGCGACAGGGCTGCACGCTCGAGGAGGTGCGCGGACTCGCACAGGGGATGACCCGCAAGGAGGCGCTGGTCTACGACCCCGACGATGTGTACGTGCCCCTCGGAGGCGGCAAGGGTGGCATCGACGTCGACCCCGCCGACCCGCAGGCGCCCGAAGTCTTGCGCCGCTTCCTGGCTGCGGTGCTCCCGGTTGTTCGGGAGCAGTGGAACACCGGCGAAGACTTCGGGCTGCGGCAGGAGACCTTGGACAAGGCGGCCGCCGAGGTCGGGCTTGCCTCCACGGTCGAAGCAGTCTTCGCCACTCTCGACGACGCGGACGCCGCTCGACAGCGACTGGCCCAAGCGTTCTCGGTGACGATCGGCGGGATCTCCCTCGGAGATCTCGTGGGCGGCTACGGAGTTGCCCAGGCATGCCTGGCCACTGCCGAACGCCTCGGGATTCCCGCCACGTCGGCGACGGCCGTGGTTCAGGGGTTCGGCTCCATCGGCGGGGCGGCGTCCCGCTACCTGGTCGAGAACGGCGTGCGTGTCGTCGCGGTCGCCGACCGCGTCGGCCTGATCCGCAACGATGCCGGGCTCGACGTCGAGACGTTGCTGGCAGCGCGCGACGGGTTGGGTGTCATCGACCGCTCGGCTCTCGGACCGGACGACGTCACCGGTGACCGCGACGACTGGCTAGCCGTGGCGTGCGACCTCCTGGTCCCGGCCGCGATGTCGTACGTCATCGATGAGGCCGCTGCGTCGCGCATCCAGGCACGCGTAGTGGTGGAGGGCGCGAACATGCCCACGCTGCCTGACGCCGAAGCGACGTTGGCAGCACGCGGCATCGCCGTCGTGCCCGACTTCCTGGCAAACGTGATGACGAACGCCTGGTGGTGGTGGATCGTCTTCGGCGACATCGAGCCGACCGCCGAGTCGTCGTACGCCAAGATCGACGCGGTGATGCGGCGGCTGGTGGAGACGGTGGCCGCCGACAGCACCGCGAGCGGTCGTACCCTGCGGGAGAGTGCACTGGCCCTCTCCGCCACCAACGCTGCTGCCGTCACCGAGCGGGTCGGGATCACGGGATGA
- a CDS encoding acetate--CoA ligase family protein has protein sequence MSDLSVFSDPRSVAVVGASANPAKWGYWLARGALRGSSTRTVHLVNAKSAVIEGVESVPSLADLPDAPELVVLCAPAATVPGLVQQALSMGTRGFLGITTGIDQAHDEPGLERRIASQVRASGARMIGPNCLGLYDATHDLELAWGTFSPGSLGIISQSGQLGLEMAGLAAHAGLGVSRFVSVGNQVDVTAAELLSDLVHHDATKAVVLYLENFGDGRELVTTMARLRAAGKPVVVLTVGASEASRTAARSHTGSLTSSLDVVAAACRAAGAVLVNSPAEAVDLAHLLHGSPLPKGRRVAVVSDSGGQGAVGADSLARHDLSVPRLSAPTSELLSSFLPAQAAVTNPVDLAGAGERDLAAYSRVVDVLIQSGEVDAVVLSGYFGCYGADTPELLARELEVVESLAEAVTSHQRPVVVHSMSHDSEAVRSMRAQSVPTLHTIDAVARSLGLAASLAEHTGAPIVGPAGPEGVVGASASYLRGRNLLESYGVRYPAACALRSADDLLHAMSQLKAPYVLKAGWIEHKTEVGAVAVGLVEEAAVVAAYQDMSARLGEGEYVLEEMDQRRDVVELIVGARRDASFGPVVLVGLGGVQAELYQDVQIALGPVDESQALHMLHSLRAFPLLDGWRGRARVDVQAAARAVVAISRLVAENALVFEAEINPLRVGPDDAVAVDALVILSDTIAARTPTDPKLTGAIA, from the coding sequence ATGAGCGACCTTTCCGTATTCTCCGACCCTCGCTCGGTCGCCGTGGTCGGTGCCTCCGCCAACCCGGCCAAGTGGGGATACTGGCTCGCGCGCGGGGCACTGCGGGGCTCGAGCACCCGCACTGTGCACCTGGTCAACGCCAAGTCGGCCGTGATCGAGGGAGTCGAGTCTGTCCCCTCCCTCGCCGACCTTCCCGACGCTCCCGAACTGGTGGTGCTGTGCGCTCCTGCAGCGACCGTCCCCGGCCTCGTGCAACAGGCATTGTCCATGGGTACGCGCGGCTTCCTCGGCATCACCACCGGCATCGACCAGGCTCACGACGAGCCGGGACTGGAACGGCGCATCGCATCGCAGGTCCGTGCGTCAGGTGCGCGCATGATCGGCCCCAACTGCTTGGGCCTCTACGACGCTACCCACGACTTGGAGCTGGCATGGGGCACCTTCTCACCCGGCAGCCTGGGCATCATCTCGCAGTCCGGTCAGCTGGGGCTCGAAATGGCGGGCCTGGCAGCGCACGCGGGGCTCGGCGTGTCGCGCTTCGTGTCTGTTGGCAACCAGGTCGACGTGACGGCCGCCGAACTCCTGTCCGACCTCGTGCACCACGACGCCACGAAGGCGGTCGTGCTCTACCTCGAGAACTTCGGGGACGGCCGCGAGTTGGTCACGACGATGGCACGGCTGCGTGCTGCGGGTAAGCCGGTCGTCGTCCTGACCGTCGGGGCAAGTGAGGCGAGCCGCACAGCCGCTCGCTCCCACACCGGTTCGCTCACCTCGTCGCTCGACGTGGTGGCCGCCGCCTGTCGCGCGGCCGGTGCGGTCCTGGTGAACAGTCCGGCCGAGGCGGTGGACCTGGCGCACCTCCTGCATGGCAGTCCGTTGCCTAAGGGGCGCCGTGTCGCTGTGGTCAGCGACTCCGGCGGCCAGGGAGCAGTCGGAGCGGATAGCCTGGCGCGTCACGACCTCTCGGTCCCTCGACTGTCGGCTCCGACCTCAGAGCTGTTGAGCAGCTTCCTGCCCGCGCAGGCCGCAGTCACCAACCCGGTCGACCTTGCCGGTGCGGGCGAGCGAGACCTCGCCGCCTACTCCCGAGTGGTCGACGTGCTGATCCAAAGCGGGGAGGTCGACGCTGTGGTGCTGTCCGGCTACTTCGGCTGTTATGGGGCGGACACACCCGAGTTGCTGGCGCGTGAGCTCGAGGTCGTCGAGTCATTGGCAGAAGCCGTGACGTCCCACCAGCGTCCGGTAGTCGTCCATTCCATGAGCCACGACTCCGAAGCAGTCCGATCGATGCGCGCCCAGTCCGTGCCGACGCTTCACACGATTGACGCGGTGGCGCGTTCGCTCGGGTTGGCGGCCAGTCTCGCCGAGCACACGGGCGCGCCGATCGTCGGCCCGGCCGGGCCCGAGGGCGTTGTCGGAGCCAGCGCGAGCTACCTCCGCGGACGCAACCTGCTCGAGTCCTACGGGGTCCGCTACCCGGCGGCGTGCGCACTGCGTTCGGCAGACGACCTGTTGCACGCGATGTCGCAGCTGAAGGCACCCTATGTCTTGAAGGCGGGTTGGATTGAGCACAAGACCGAGGTCGGTGCAGTCGCTGTGGGCCTCGTCGAGGAGGCTGCCGTCGTCGCCGCCTACCAGGACATGTCCGCCCGGCTCGGTGAGGGCGAGTACGTGCTGGAAGAGATGGACCAACGTCGCGACGTGGTCGAGCTGATCGTCGGTGCCCGTCGCGATGCCTCTTTCGGGCCGGTGGTCCTCGTCGGCCTCGGAGGGGTCCAGGCCGAGTTGTACCAGGACGTGCAGATCGCACTTGGGCCGGTGGACGAGTCGCAGGCTCTGCACATGCTGCACTCGCTGCGGGCCTTCCCGCTCCTCGACGGGTGGCGTGGACGCGCTCGCGTCGACGTACAGGCCGCCGCGCGAGCGGTCGTCGCCATTTCCCGCCTCGTGGCAGAGAACGCCCTCGTGTTCGAGGCCGAGATCAATCCTCTCCGCGTGGGTCCTGATGACGCGGTCGCGGTTGACGCGCTGGTCATCCTCTCCGACACCATCGCTGCGCGAACACCCACTGATCCCAAGCTGACAGGAGCCATCGCATGA
- a CDS encoding 5-guanidino-2-oxopentanoate decarboxylase, translating into MVAMTGGEALVASLVAHGVDVVFGIPGTHNLEIYKHLAERGVRHVGTRHEQGAGYAADGYARATGRPGVAVVTTGPALLNAAAAVGQAYSDSVPVLVVSPGLPLRHPATGNGLLHEMKSQGTALAAVAAASLRPTSVAEISTAVAQAFSIMTAGRPRPVHLEVPLDVLAETGDVIVVPPVATAPTLPVLALLDEAVGRLASAKRPVILAGGGSKPAANELVRLAELLGAPVVTTTNGKGVLPEDHRLALGAGIHLPAVRELVAEADVVLAVGTELAPADLWYGPLPVAGKLVRIDVDPVGIVTNAVPDVSLVGDSRAVLQALQARLATAQLRGEPGDVTSWRAQKSSEARIEGSEWLGIVEALAAVLPRDVVIAADNAMVCYFGAMTNLPTYTPGSFLFPTGFGTLGFGLPAGIGVKVADPRRPVVALLGDGGIMFTVQELATAAELGIALPVVVVDNSGYGEIRNEMSDRNDPVHAVTFPAPDFAALGRALGCAGVMIDDPADLGSAVSEALIADRPTVIHVRMHEGVSA; encoded by the coding sequence ATGGTCGCGATGACAGGGGGTGAGGCGCTTGTCGCATCACTGGTGGCTCACGGGGTCGACGTGGTGTTCGGGATCCCGGGCACCCACAACCTCGAGATCTACAAGCACCTGGCCGAGCGGGGCGTCCGCCACGTGGGGACCCGGCACGAGCAGGGTGCCGGGTACGCCGCCGACGGCTACGCACGGGCCACCGGTCGCCCCGGCGTCGCAGTCGTGACTACCGGTCCGGCGTTGCTCAACGCGGCGGCAGCCGTAGGCCAGGCGTACTCGGACTCGGTGCCGGTCCTCGTGGTGTCGCCAGGCCTCCCGCTACGCCACCCAGCGACCGGGAACGGCTTGCTGCACGAGATGAAGAGCCAGGGCACGGCACTCGCCGCGGTGGCCGCGGCCAGCCTGCGGCCCACCAGCGTCGCCGAGATATCGACCGCGGTGGCCCAGGCCTTCTCGATCATGACCGCGGGGCGTCCTCGGCCGGTGCACCTCGAGGTGCCCCTCGACGTGCTCGCCGAAACCGGCGACGTCATCGTTGTGCCACCGGTCGCGACCGCACCGACCTTGCCCGTGCTCGCGCTGCTCGACGAGGCGGTCGGCCGGCTGGCGTCGGCGAAGCGGCCGGTCATCCTGGCCGGTGGAGGTAGCAAGCCCGCAGCCAACGAACTGGTGAGGCTGGCCGAACTACTGGGCGCACCCGTGGTGACCACCACCAACGGCAAGGGCGTGTTGCCGGAAGACCACCGGCTCGCCCTGGGAGCTGGTATCCACCTCCCGGCGGTGCGCGAGCTGGTGGCCGAGGCCGATGTCGTCCTGGCAGTCGGCACCGAGTTGGCACCTGCCGACCTTTGGTACGGCCCGCTGCCAGTCGCCGGCAAGCTTGTCCGTATCGACGTCGACCCTGTCGGCATCGTCACGAATGCGGTGCCGGACGTCTCGCTCGTCGGTGACTCACGTGCGGTGCTGCAGGCGCTGCAGGCTCGGCTCGCCACCGCGCAGTTGCGCGGGGAGCCCGGCGACGTCACGAGCTGGCGTGCCCAGAAGAGCAGCGAGGCCCGGATCGAGGGGAGCGAGTGGTTAGGAATTGTTGAGGCGCTGGCCGCGGTCCTGCCTCGCGACGTGGTCATCGCTGCCGACAACGCAATGGTCTGCTACTTCGGCGCAATGACCAACCTTCCGACGTACACGCCGGGCTCGTTCCTCTTCCCGACCGGCTTCGGCACGCTCGGGTTCGGGCTGCCGGCCGGCATCGGCGTCAAGGTTGCCGACCCGCGTCGTCCCGTCGTGGCGCTGCTCGGCGACGGAGGCATCATGTTCACCGTCCAAGAGTTGGCCACCGCCGCGGAGCTTGGCATCGCCTTGCCGGTCGTCGTCGTCGACAACTCCGGCTACGGCGAAATCCGCAACGAGATGTCCGACCGCAACGACCCAGTGCACGCGGTCACCTTCCCGGCGCCGGACTTCGCGGCTCTCGGTCGCGCGCTCGGCTGCGCCGGCGTCATGATCGACGACCCCGCTGACCTCGGGTCCGCCGTCTCCGAGGCGCTGATCGCCGACCGGCCCACCGTCATCCACGTACGTATGCACGAAGGAGTCTCTGCATGA
- a CDS encoding SDR family oxidoreductase, whose amino-acid sequence MIETSAEFTGQVALVTGGGSGIGRGIALRYAAGGGDVVVLGRRPEPLEETARMVEMYGVQAGTVTCDVRDSDAVTAAVDGVVAEHGRLDALVNNAAGNFTCPAEDLSPGGWKAVVDIVLNGTFYASRAAARHMLKADGGAILNVIASYAWHGHPGTVHSAAAKGGVLAMTRTLASEWGGRGVRVNCISPGPTETEGAGAALWPTEEDRARVLASVPAGRFTSPEEVAESAAFLLDRKRAAYINGDVLSVDGGQWLGKVVYADSSAGR is encoded by the coding sequence ATGATCGAGACGTCCGCGGAGTTCACGGGACAGGTGGCGCTCGTCACCGGCGGGGGGTCCGGCATCGGTCGAGGGATCGCGCTCAGGTACGCCGCTGGAGGCGGTGACGTGGTCGTGCTGGGCCGCCGGCCAGAGCCGCTGGAGGAGACTGCCCGCATGGTCGAGATGTACGGCGTCCAGGCCGGGACCGTGACCTGCGACGTCCGCGACTCCGACGCGGTGACTGCTGCTGTCGACGGCGTCGTCGCCGAGCACGGCCGCCTAGACGCGTTGGTGAACAACGCAGCCGGCAACTTCACCTGCCCCGCCGAGGACCTGTCGCCCGGCGGGTGGAAGGCCGTGGTCGACATCGTGCTGAACGGGACGTTCTACGCCTCGCGCGCCGCTGCGCGGCACATGCTCAAGGCTGACGGGGGCGCGATCTTGAACGTGATCGCCAGCTACGCCTGGCACGGCCACCCTGGCACGGTGCACAGCGCCGCGGCCAAGGGCGGGGTGCTCGCGATGACGCGCACCTTGGCCTCCGAGTGGGGCGGCCGAGGCGTTCGTGTCAACTGCATCTCACCCGGTCCCACCGAGACCGAGGGCGCCGGCGCTGCCCTGTGGCCGACCGAGGAGGACCGGGCCCGCGTCCTGGCCAGCGTTCCGGCAGGCCGCTTCACCAGCCCGGAGGAAGTCGCCGAGTCGGCGGCGTTCCTCCTCGACCGCAAGCGCGCCGCGTACATCAACGGTGACGTGCTGAGTGTCGACGGCGGTCAGTGGCTCGGCAAGGTCGTCTACGCCGACTCGTCGGCTGGAAGGTAA
- a CDS encoding DMT family transporter, translated as MQATPTDRRTLTTAALALIAVTAIWGSTFSMSKDLLTRMSVTDFLGLRFLGAATVILAVRPGLVRRMDRRCLDLGIRLGLCYAVAQLLQFVGLQRTAATVSAFVVSMYVVFTPFLSAALLRTPIDRRALIASVTAGVGVAFMSLRGWALGPGELITLLAAALYAVHIVAMSRWTTPATAFPLTFVQLLTMGVVFTLIASVDGVTFPHGRDWVVFSYLTVVAAAVALLVQTWAQAHLGSSQAAVLMVLEPVWAAFFGFAVFGEALGVRTAMGGALVLIAMLVVISRPTGPPVEPQPVHP; from the coding sequence GTGCAGGCGACCCCCACGGATCGCCGCACGCTCACCACCGCTGCTCTAGCCTTGATCGCGGTCACCGCGATCTGGGGCTCTACGTTCTCGATGTCCAAGGACCTGCTGACGCGCATGTCCGTGACCGATTTTCTCGGCCTGCGATTCCTCGGCGCCGCCACGGTCATCTTGGCGGTGCGACCTGGCCTCGTCCGGAGGATGGACCGCCGATGCCTGGACCTCGGCATCCGCCTTGGTCTTTGCTACGCGGTCGCGCAGCTGCTGCAGTTCGTCGGTCTACAGCGTACGGCTGCCACGGTCTCGGCGTTCGTCGTGTCGATGTACGTCGTCTTCACGCCTTTCCTCTCCGCCGCGCTGCTGCGGACCCCGATCGACCGACGCGCCCTCATCGCGTCTGTGACGGCAGGCGTCGGAGTGGCGTTCATGTCATTGCGTGGCTGGGCGTTGGGACCGGGCGAACTGATCACGCTCCTCGCCGCCGCGCTCTACGCGGTGCACATCGTCGCGATGAGCCGTTGGACCACGCCGGCGACCGCCTTTCCGCTCACCTTTGTACAGTTGCTGACGATGGGTGTCGTGTTCACCTTGATCGCGTCCGTCGACGGTGTGACCTTCCCGCACGGGCGGGACTGGGTCGTGTTCAGCTACCTCACGGTCGTGGCCGCGGCTGTCGCACTTCTCGTGCAGACCTGGGCGCAGGCACACCTCGGATCCTCTCAGGCGGCGGTGCTGATGGTTCTCGAACCGGTGTGGGCGGCGTTCTTCGGCTTCGCTGTCTTTGGTGAGGCCTTGGGCGTGAGGACGGCAATGGGGGGCGCACTCGTGCTGATCGCCATGCTCGTAGTGATCAGCCGCCCGACTGGTCCACCGGTGGAGCCGCAACCCGTCCATCCCTGA